In Oryza sativa Japonica Group chromosome 1, ASM3414082v1, the genomic stretch cttttaactcgaaTATTCAAATCTTTTGACCgaaatttcaaaaactttcaactcagatttgaagactttcaactcaaatttaaaactttcaacttaaatttgaaatttcaagtcaaattagaaaactttcaacttaaaatttaaaaactttcaattcaaatttgataactttcaaatcaaaattaaaaactttcaattctatATTTGTAAAGAGATATgccaaagattaaaaaaatcggAAAAGAAACACcgaaaaagataaagaaaaaggcACCCGTAAGCACCaaaatcggaaaaaaaaaagtgcaaaaaaaaaagacaagggAGCTATAGGGTGGGGCAGCTGGCGTGCGCGCCAGCAATTTAGCTGGCGCGTATGCGCGCAGTAGCCACCCCCCACGTGGCGGATCATGTCCGTCAGGTCGGCGTGCGACGACCCGccttcctccaccgccgccctcgccgtcgcggcgAGCTCCCTGGCGCGCGCCCTCCTCGCcacgccgtccgcgccgccgtccatcaGCTCGGCCACCGCCTTCtccacgccggcgccggtgacctgcacgccctcggcctcggcggGGAGGTACATGGGCGGCGCCGTGACGCCCGAccggacgccgacgccgagcacGTCGACGAGCAGCCGCTCGCTGCTGAACTGGTCGAGGATGGTCGGCCATGTCAGCGCCGGCACGCCGCGGGCGATGGCCTCCAGCGCGGCGTTCCACCCGCAGTGGGTCAGGAACCCGCCGGTGGCCGGGTGCGAGAGGATGCTCACCTGCGGCGCCCACCCGCGCACCAGGACGCCCCTGTCCTTGACGCGCTCCTCGTATCCCTCGCCGTCGAGCCACTccctcacggcggcggcggcggccttggccTCCTTGATGGTCCAGACGAACGGCCGCCCCGACGCCTCGACGCCGCGGGCGAGCTCGATGACCTGCTTCGCCGCCAGGTGCGAGATGCTGCCGAAGCTGATGTACAGCACGGACGCCGGCGGTCATGCGTCGAGCCAGGAGAGGATACGCccggcgtcgacgtcggcgcggtTGCCCCGGTTGGCCCTCGCGTCGGCGTCcgtgctggcggcggcggcggcgcacgtcgGCCCGATGGCCCACGCCCTCcggccgagcgccgccgcgtaGCCGTCGACGAAGGCGCCCTCGATGTCGCGGAACGTGTTGATGACGAAGCCATCGGCGGTGCGCTCGGCCTCGACCGcgtcgcgctcctcctcctccaggccAGGCCACTGGAAGAAGCGGCGGAACGTGGCCGTGTAGACGACGGCACGCACCGGGAAGTCCGGCACCTCGAACGGCTCCAGCTcgccgtcaccggcggcgagcgcgaggcGGCCGTACACGCCGTGCTTGCTCAGGTTGTGGGTGGCGAGGAGGAAGTACGCCGACGGGCAGTGCATGACGACGCGAGCGATGCCGAGGCGGTCGCAGACGGGCGCCGTCCACGGGTTGCAGTAGTCGGCGACGAGGCAGTCCGGGCGGCGAGGCAGCGCCCGGACGAGCCGCTCGAGCCGCGCCGCCATGGCCCAGATGGCCCTCTGCAGGGACAGGTACATGCCGGGGTCGGCGTCCGCCAGCTGGTCCATGTTCTCCAGCCCCTCCGGCACGCCGAACTCCGGGCCGGGGAAGGCGACctcggcgaggtcgacggcgaggccGTCGCGGCGGGCGGCCTCCACGGCGGCCCCGTTGCGCGCGGCGTTGACGGGCGTGGTGACGACGgtggcgcgcgcgccgcgggcggcgaggaggcgcgccacctccaccatgggGATGATGTGGCCCTGCGCTATCAGCGGCACCACCAAGAAATGGAGCTCCgccgccatcccgccgccgaTGAGTGTGAGGAAGCAAGCAAGTTGCAGTGTGCGTATACAAGTCGacgcgacgaggacgacgcctGTGTCGaggcgccgcgccgcggcggcagaAGCCTCCTGGAAAAGTCGGGAGGGAGGGGTGATGACGTATGCGCCTAGCGAAGCTTCGTCGTCGCCCGCCTCGTAGTCTTCACAGCTGCCTCTGTCACGTGGACTCGTGGCTCCCAAGTCCAATTTCAAcaagaaagttttttttaaatgcaACAAACAAGAaggtaattaattgagttttaattatttcaaatttaaacaAGGATTtctttgatattttagagcagtTTTTATacagaaagttttcacacgaaacgtaCTGTTTAGTTGTTTGAAAAGTGTGTTAACAAAAacaaggtgtgtttagttcacgctaaaattgaaattttgattgaaattggaacgatgtgacggaaaagttggaagtttgtgtgtaagaaagttttgatgtgttggaaaagttggaagtttgaagaaaaaaattgggaactaaaccaggccaaaGATAAGATTCTGCGTACTGGCCTGAAGGCATATATAttgccctctttgtttaggcttataagccaacttataagttgaaaagtctaagccaaaacaaacaagtagctttttcatttggcttttttgaagccataagctattctaacactattaagccaaaagctaggttggagaagcttttttggcttaaatgagatagatgtatgactccactactaaacttaggacattaaatccactggcttataaatcatataagccaataagctgacttaaaagtctaggccaataagcctaagcctaaacaaagagggcaaTAGCCATCTGCTTGGCTTTCTtatataggccgtgtttagattcaaacctccaacttttccgtcacatcaaatgtttagacatatgcatggagcattaaatgtggacgaaaaaaaaccaattacacagtttgcatgtaaatcgcaagacgaatcttttgagcctaattacaccatgatttgacaatgtggtgctacagtaaacatttactctactagtgacggattaattaggtttaatagattcatctcgcagtttacaggcagaatctgtaatttgttttgttattagtctacgtttaatacttcaaatgtgtatccatataattaaaaaaaatttagcacaCGAATTAAACACAGCCATAATGAGTTTAAATGTTAGCACTTCAAATCACATGAAACCAAGGTTACCCTTATCGATGGGTTTATTGCACAGTTGCCATGCGGCAATTGCGGTAACCACAACAAACCATAGAAGCcatacaaaatttatcaaaatttcagACTATTTTTTGAAtctatttaattttatttttggtACCCTAGCAATAAGCACAGTTACCGTCAGTTTTATAAATCCTGCTTGGAAGTATTTTCAAGCTGTTCATTGAGAGAGACAATAGAGGAATATCTCATACTCCTACCTTCTTTTGGAATTTCCTCTGACCAATTTCGAATGGATAGTATCCATAGTTCTTCTAGAACTTCCATTACTACACACTACACTCCCATTCACGAGGTCAGGAGTCCATAGATGACGAGTGAACATGCGTCActccaagttgaaagtttattttGCTATTTTCTTCTCCGGCATGATCGCTCCATCCGGCAAGTTGATACAAGCAAACCGGCCCTCCGATTGTTTAATCGTCCACACGTCACTCTCCTTTGATCCGAAGCTCATTGACTCAAACGCCATAAAACAACTTCGCCACAATTCACTAGCAACAAACCACAGCCATGGACGACGACACCGCCGGCCACGCCTCCGGCGGCtacacgacgacggcggcggcgcacttcGTGCTGGTCCCGATGATGGCGCAGGGCCACGCCATCCCCATGACCGACATGGCGCGCCTGCTGGCCgagcacggcgcggcgcgggtcAGCCTCGTCGTCACGCCGGTCAACGCCGCCAGGATGGCCGggttcgccgccggcgtggaggaggccggcctgCCGGTGCAGCTGGTGGAGCTCCCCTTCCCGGCCGCCGAGTTCGGCCTGCCGGACGGCTGCGAGAACGTCGACATGCTCCCGTCCAAAGACCTCTTCAGCAACTTCCTCTTGGCCTGCGGCGCGCTCCGGGAGCCGTTCGCGGCGAGGCTCCGGCAGCaacggccgccggcgagctgcaTCATCTCCGACATGATACACTCGTGGGCCGGTGACATCGCCAGGGAGCTCGGCGTCCCATGGCTCACGTTCAACGGCTCCTGCACCTTCTCCTCCTTTGCCAGGTAAAAATCGTAGCAAAAGCCACTGGCATATTTCTCTGCATATGAATAAGGGTATCCCGTCATTTTTACATGTCACTTAAAAAGtcatcaaaatattttaaaaaaagtttggtaggatagatcaatatgtgatatgtaACTTCACGagcatgcaaattcaaattcaacctaTACAAgtggaaataaaaataataaatttgactatgaatagGACGCGCAATTCacggtcaaatttgttatttttgtttcgaattgtataagttgaattttaactcgCATGTTTGCGAAaagatatatttatatattgatctatcttgataaatttttttataactttttaaaCGACATGTAAAAAACGAGGGGATATCTCCTCGAGGGACAAAAATCTACTTTCCATATGAACAGAgaatacttactccctccgtcgtgtccagatttatagctaaaaatgcttatattctgggataGAGATAGTAGAAGGAGATACTTATCAGGTATGTGATCTAAGAACTCACAGTTTGGATGTGacctaaggttgtgtttagatccaaagtttggatccaaactttagttcttttccattacatcaacctgtcatacacacacaacttttcagtcacatcaccttcaatttcaaccaaaatacaaactttgcgctgaactaaacacatcctaagAACTTGGTCCAAGTTTCCAACTATCTCGCAGGGACATCATTTATCGCAAAAATCTATTGGAGAACCTCACGGATGATGAGATCGTCAAAGTCTCAGGGTTCCCTACGCCGCTAGAGTTGCCAAAAGCTAGATGCCCTGGAACACTGTGCGTTCCAGGTCTGAAGCAAATAAGTGACAAGATTTACGAGGCTGAGACGCGAAGCGATGGCAGGATCATGAATAGCTTCCAGGAGATGGAATCTCTGTACATCGAGTCGTTTGAGCGAACCATAGGTAAGAAGATCTGGACGATCGGCCCAATGTGCCTTTGTCACAGAGACAGCAACGCCATGGCTGCTAGAGGAAACAAGGCGTCAATGGATGATGCGAAATGTTTGCAATGGCTTGATTCAAAGAAGCCTGGTTCAGTGATCTTTGTCAGCTTTGGCAGCCTCTCCAGCACCGACCCTCAGCAGCTTGTTGAGCTGGGGCTGGGACTTGAAGCTTCCAAGAAACCATTCATCTGGGTGATCAAAGCAGGAAAAAAGTTTCCAGAAGTCGAGGAATGGCTTGCAGATGGGTTCGAGGAGCGCGTCAAAGACAGAGGCATGATCATAAGGGGCTGGGCGCCACAGATGATGATCCTGTGGCACCAGGCCATTGGAGGGTTCATGacgcactgcgggtggaactcgacACTAGAGGGCATCTCCGCGGGTGTGCCGATGATCACATGGCCACACTGTTCAGAGCAGTTTGTGAATGAGAAATTGGTGGTGGATCACCTGAAAATTGGGGTGGAGGTTGGAGTGAAAGGAGTGACACAGTGGGGAACTGAACAAAAAGAGGTTAAGGTGACAAGGACTGCTGTGGAGACAGCGGTATCCATGTTGATGGATGAAGGGGAAGTTGCACAGGAGATTAGGATGAGAGCAAAAGATTTTGGCATGAAGGCAAGAAGGGCTTTGGAAGAGGGAGGTTCTTCCTATAACAACATAAAACTATTAATTCAAGAAATGGGAAACAAGCAAAATGCATCTGGTTGATACATATGGAAATAagctttattttttcttaattgtaaaTCTGTAAGCAAGAACTGGAGGATCCTATTGTGCTTACCCTGATTTTCATCCCTCAAACTATAAAGAACTGTACTCTCCCTCTGATTCCAAATATAAATCTTTTTATACTTGTGCAATTTGTATAAGAATTAATAAAAACAACTCTAATGAATTTGTTGCCCTTCATCTACAGTATACTATATCAAGAaagataaattatttatttttaagagGGATATAGCATTTATTTAGCAACCACAAACATTGaacaatagtaaaaaaaaattgctaagAAGCTCTGAAACGATATATATTTGGGTAAGAATTGAGAAAGACTCAAATGACTTACATTTGGAGCCCAACAGTCCCACCAGCTTCTGCAGTGGACGAGGTTCCCAGGACCCCTTGCGGATGAGAAGAGTATTCTACAAATGATCAGTGTATAGAGTGGATTAGACCTGGTCTTACATCACTTTCGTAATTGCTGCTTCGATTCCTCTGAATATATGAATGCAAATTTTGTGGTCAAAGTCAGGCATAGACTTATAAAGATCACAAAAGGAATTTCCTTGTACCAGATAATGCAGAGGCCAGGGAGTATCTTTCGATTTTAAGTACGTACTGTATTGATAGCAACTGTGGCCTCTGTGGTTGCATAAAGAATGGAAGAAGCTTCATGTACGAGGGATCTAGCCACGAGTCCATGACTAGCATGCGTCACTGAAACTGAAGTTGCCAAAGTCTAGCAATACTGTTCTTTTTCAGCACGAGCTCGAACTGGCCGAGTTGATAGTAGTACAAACTGTTGGCGCTGCAATACTTTCAACCCGTCACTTTCCTCTGATCCGAAGTGGCAGGCACCACATATGCACTCCTCGGTTGCTGTCAAGTGTCAAGCTTCTCATCAACTCGAGCAGGCAAGCAGCACACGACTTCTCGGTTAATGCATACCTCCAAGGCTCCAACTGTTCTTGTCACACTCTCACTGTCCACGCTTGTCTTGGCCGCTTGACTAGATACAACCACACAGCCATGTCTTTTGCCagccacgccggcgccggcgccggcgaccagcAGCACAGGTGCTGCTCCAGGACGGTGCACTTCGTGCTGGTCCCGATGATGGCGCAGGGGCACACCATCCCCATGACCGACATGGCCCGCCTGCTGGCCGAGCACGGCGCTCAGATCAGCCTCGTCACCACTCCGGTCAACGCCGGCAGGATGGCGgggttcgtcgccgccgtggaggaggCTGGCCTGCCAGTGCAGCTGCTGGAGCTCCCCTTCCCGGCTGCTGATTTCGGCCTGCCAGACGGGTGCGAGAACATTGACATGCTCCAGTGCAAAGACGACATGAGGAAATTCCTCGAGGCCTGTGGCGCGCTCCGGGAGCCACTCATGGCGAGGCTCCGGCAGCACGACCTGCCGCCGAGCTGCATCGTATCCGACATGATGCACTGGTGGACCAGTGACATCGCCAGGGAGCTCGGTATCCCCTGGCTTACCTTTAGTGGCTTCTGTACCTTTGCCTCCCTCGCCAGGTAAAAATCACAGGCCACTGGCATATTTATCTCTACAAGAACAACAAATAGTTAGAATTGATCAATAGACGAGGCAAGACATGAGAATGATATTGGTTAAAGGATTTTAATCAAAACCACACATTAAGccttttatctaaaaaatactTCAGGTCAGGTTGGCAATTGGTTGGCAGCACTACTAACTCATTTCAGAAAATAGAAAAACTTTTCATGGTATCTTAAGAACTGCCGGTTGGATGTGTTTTAAGAGCTAAGACTGCTATCTTGAAGGGACATTGTTTACCGTAACAATCTATTGCGGGACCTCACTGATGAGGAGGAGGTCGTTAAGCTCTCAGGGTTCCCTACGCCGCTAGAGTTGCCAAAAGCTAGATTGCCTGGAAGCTTGTGCGTTCCAGGTCTGGAGGAAATCCGTGAGAAGATCTATGATGAGGAGATGCGAAGCGACGGCAAGGTCATGAACAGCTTCGACGAGCTGGAGACTTTGTACATGGAGTCCTATAAGCAGGTGACAGATAAGGTCTGGACGATCGGCCCAATGTGCCTGTGTCACAGAGACAGAAACACAATGGCTGCTAGAGGAAACAAGGCGTCATTGGATGAAGTAAAATGTTTGCAATGGCTCGATTCAAAGAAGCCAGGTTCCGTGATCTTTGTCAGTTTTGGCACCCTTGTCAGCACCGCGCCTCAGCAGCTTGTTGAGCTGGGACTGGGGCTTGAAGCTTCCAACAAACCGTTCATATGGGTGATCAAAGCAGGAAATAAGTTTCCAGTAGTCGAGAAATGGCTTGCAGATGGATTCGAGGAACGTGTCATAGACAGAGGGATGATCATAAGAGGTTGGGCACCACAGATGATGATCCTGTGGCACCAGGCCATTGGAGGGTTCATGACACATTGTGGGTGGAACTCGACAATAGAGGGCATCTGCGCGGGTGTGCCTATGATCACATGGCCACACTTTGCAGAGCAATTCTTGAATGAAAAACTGGTAGTGGATCACCTGAAAATTGGGATGGAGGTTGGAGTGAAAGGAGTGACACAGTGGGGAAGTGAACAAAAAGAGGCTCAGGTGACAAGGAATTCTGTGGAGACAGCAGTGTCCACATTGATGAATGAGGGGGAGGCTGCACAGGGGATGAGAATGAGAGCAAAAGATTTTGGCATAAAGGCAAGGAGGGCTTTGGAAGAGGGAGGTTCTTCATATAACAACATAAGGTTATTGATTCAAGAAATGGGAAACGAGCAAAATGCATCTGGTTGATACATATATATGGGAATAagctttttttattaaaattctaGATCTGAAAGAATGAATTGGAGGATACTATCGTACCTATATACTTGTAAGGATGGGAGGAGTCCATATTTGGCCCTTTAACTATGGTCTTGCCCGGATTTTCATCCCTAAGAATTGTGCTCCCTTCAATTCCAAATACAAGCCGTGTAAAGACTTGTGCATAAATATGATTTATTTATTAGAAGGATAACATTTATTTAGTATGGAAAATCTGGAAGAATAGTAAAAACTTCTGTATTCTAAAATGACTTGATATTGAGAAAGAATCGTGAAGCATAAAATGGCTTACATTTGCAGCCTGGCAGTCCACCAGCTCCTGTAGTGGAGGGGATTTCCAGGATCCCTGCAGATGCAAAGAGGGAGTATTTTACAAATGATCAGTATTATTGTATGAGGCTCGTTTGTGGCATGATTGTTTACAGTCTGGATTATTAAATTATATCACTTTCTGTTTCTGACACTCTTGCCCAAGTTTCCTAGTTACTTCTGAATATATGAAGATAAAAATTAGGAATAGTGGTCAAGTTATGCCGTAGActtcgaaagaaaaaaaatactgaatAGTGAGACTGCAGAGGACAGGGAGTATGAGTATGTATAGCAACCGTGGTTAACCTGACCAACCGCGTTGTCCGGACGGCTCAAAGAATGGAATAAACTCGAGGACTTTGGCTATGAGTCCATAACTATAACATGCACACCAAAGTTGCCAAAGTTCAGCGATGCTGTTATCCTTTTCAGCATGAGCTCAAACTGGCTGATTTGATAGGAGGACAAGCTGCTCTGCaattatttaattctttttttgaAAGAAGCTGCAATTATTTGATTAATCGGCAACATTCCACTTTCCTCCGACTCCGAGATCCGAAGCATCAGGCACTACTCCGTAGCACCTCAAAGCAAGTACTATGAGCATCCAAGCACAAGCCCCAAGATGTCACATAGGACTAAAttgtgaggtggaggagagaagaaggatGAGAGAGAAATAGTCACCTCTCATGCAAGGGGCAGCCCCTACACAAACTTTAATAAACATGTGAGAGTGTTAGAAATATTAGGGATTGTGTGGTAGAGATGACCTATTATACATATCACCTCTTAATTTAATTATCTATGTTATGTATAAAATTAGATGCGATAGTCACCTCCAATATAAAACTTGCCCTCAGACTGCTTGCAGTCATCAACTCAAACAGCATACGACTTCTCCAGAGTTATTGCATACCTCCGCTTGACTAGATACAACCACAGCCATGTCCTCCGCCGGCCACGCCGTCGACCAGCAGCGCAAATCCACCACGATGAAGGCGCACTTCGTGCTGGTCCCGATGATGGCGCAGGGACACATGATCCCCATGACCGGCATGGCCCGCCTGCTGGCCGAGCATGGCGCGCAGGTCAGCTTTGTCACCACTCCGGTGAACGCCGCCAGGATGGCAGGATTCGTCACCGCTGTGGAGGCGGCTGGCCTGGCAGTGCAGCTGGTGAAGCTCCCCTTCCCGGCCACCGAGTTTGGGTTGCCGGACGGGTGCGAAAACCTGGATATGATCCAGTCCAGGGATCTCAGCCGAAACTTCATGGAGGCCTGCGGAGCGCTCCGGGAGCCGCTCACGGCGAGGCTCCGTCAGCTATGCCCACCTCCAAGCTGCATCATATCTGACATGGTGCAGTGGTGGACCGGTGAAATTGCAAGGGAGCTCGGTATCCCAAGGCTAACATTTGATGGCTTCTGTACCTTCGCCTCCCTTGCCAGGTAAAAATCATAGAAAAAGCAAGTTTTGTGAGGCAACTAGCTTTCGAATGAGTTAATCTTGTGTCAATAAAGTATTCTCAATATGAAGAGCATGCACTTGAACCGGAGAGAATTTTCAGGTAGCATAAGAAGTACCAGTTAGATGTAACTGAAGTACGATACTACCTTGCAGGTATATCATTTTCCGCGACAAACTGTTGGACAATGTCGCAGATGAGGAGATCGTCACTTTCTCAGGGTTCCCTATGCTGCTTGAGTTGCCAAAGGCTAGATGCCCTGGAAGCTTGTGTGTTCCAGGTATGGAACAAATTCGTGATAAGATGTATGAGGAGGAGCTGCAAAGCGATGGCAATGTAATGAACAGCTTCCAGGAGCTGGAGACTCTGTACATCGAGTCCTTTGAACAGATAACAGGTAAGAAGGTCTGGACAATCGGCCCAATGTGCCTCTGTGACAGAGACAGCAACATGATGGCTGCTAGAGGAAACAAGGCATCAGTGGATGAGGCAAAGTGCTTGCAATGGCTTGATTCAAAGAAGCCTGGTTCAGTGATCTTTGTCAGCTTTGGCAGCCTCGCCAGCACCGCACCTCAGCAGCTTGTTGAGCTGGGACTGGGGCTTGAAGCTTCCAAGGAGCCTTTCATCTGGGTGATCAAAGCAGGAAATAAGTTTCCAGAAGTTGAGGAATGGCTTGCAGATGGGTTCGAGGAACGCGTTAAAGACAGAGGCATGATAATAAGGGGCTGGGCACCACAGGTGATGATCCTATGGCACCAGGCCATTGGAGGGTTCATGACACACTGTGGGTGGAACTCAACAATAGAGGGCATTTGCGCGGGCGTGCCCATGATCACATGGCCACATTTCGCAGAGCAGTTTTTGAATGAGAAATTTGTGGTGAATCTGCTGAAAATTGGGCTGGAGATTGGAGTGAAAGGAGTGGCACAATGGGGAAGTGAACATAAAGAAGTTAGGGTGACAAGGAATGCTGTGGAGACAGCAGTGTCCACATTGATGAATGATGGAGAAGCTGCACAGGAGATGAGGATGAGAGCAAAAGACTTGGGTGTAAAGGCAAGGAGGGCTTTGGAAGAGGGAGGTTCTTCCTATGATAACATAAGCCTATTGATTCAAGAAATGGGAAACAAGCAAAATGCATCTGGTTGATACAGATGGGaataagcattttttttaatcatgatGAGCATGAAGTGGAGGACCTATCATACTTATATCTTCATAAAGTATGGAAGATGTCCACATTTGGTTATTCAACTATGGATTTGGCCTGAATTTCATCCCTCTAACTATAAAGGATTGTGTTTTACAAATGACCAGTATGTTGTGTGGTATGATTCTATGGTTTAAAATAAACCTGGTCTAAATTGCATCAGTTGCTCAGTTTCTCAGCAGAGTTGATACATTTTAGAGAAGgagtaaaaattaaataaaatagcgTTTGTGCAACACCCTAGGCCAAAATGCTCTCAAAGTCTAATCTCCAAGTAATTTGGGTGTACGACTGGTACATCTTACGAGCATAGAGGACTGGTGTAAATTTATGAAAACAATACTTTGCCAATTATATACTTCTTTAACTTTTCTGAAAATATTGTATATTATCTAGCAACTGTGGCTGCTTCATAAGATCATGCATCCCTTACAAACCTCCATATGTTAAAGCAGATAAACAGAAATAGACTGTTTTTAAGTTCTTTAAAGCTTTACCAAGCAAGTCAAATGCATGTTTTGGGTCATTACAATTTCAAATAGCAGCCTAGCAAATGGAATCAAATATATGAAAGCTGCAGACTGGAGAAAATAAAGCATACCTGGTTTTTCTATGAATGAAACAGTAAGGCTCCATCAGACATCCTCCTTTGCTTAATAGCATAACGGCGCACCAGATTAGCTCCAGACCACAAGATAAATTTAACATTACTGCAAGAAATTCTTACATGAAAATCTCTGCAAAGCTGGAAAAGCTCCAAGTGTAAGATATCTTGGCAAGTCGCATAGTGAATCATGTACAGCATGTTAGTAAAAGgatttgttttaaaaataaataaattccatACATATCATATTTCGATTTTTAGCTCATAAGAATCTGAATGAGAAAACCTCCTTAACAGAATAGTCTAAATTAAGGAACAACTTATTGAGAAATCAGGAAAAACTTAATACTCTCTAAccagaaaaaggaaaacagaTTTCAGCATGACATAAAAGAGAACATGTAAGGTTACCTTCCTTTCAATAAGAACTTTGCCAGTACAACCATCAGCGACAGAGAGGTTTACACCAAGATATTATAGTGCCTTAAGGAGAGCACAACATGTATAGGCTAAGCTGGATTAAGAATATTCTCTCATTATTAACTTCATTCCCTGGACTAAAAATTTGCAGTCACTGCCACATTTCAACTGAAATGCTTGTTGGTCATTTGGGTTTTCACTTGCTTACAGATGTTCAGTTGTCCGTATGATTCATATATAATGTATTAATGTGCTACCACTTACCAATAGTCTTTGCATGAACAGGATCCATGTCTAAAATGATGGAAGCGTGTCCTATCCCTCACAATGACCTCTCTTCCATACAATTTCGATATCAATTTTATTGCGTTGTGGCAGTCCAAACACATCCTCAAGTTTTTCACAATTCTTATGATAACATTAGATTCTGAAGTGAGTAAAGCAAAAGTGACTGCCAACTTCTCACTGTGCCAGTAAAGAACCTTCTGCTTTTCCTCTTCCGTGACTTCAACAAGGACCTCAGTTACATCAGGCACATATCCAGCATTCCTCAAATCAGTTAGCACATTTTCCAACTTTGAGTAGATTTCTTTATTCATAGGATGAGACCTATCAGCGGCTACAAATTCGTGAATTATGCCATTCATTTCAATCATACTGCAACCAGGTTCTTTCTTGATTCCTTTCTCCATTATTATCTGCCTAATCCGTCGGACATCTTTCCATCTATTAGATTTTGCATACATGTTTGACAACAAGATGTACGCTGTGCTGTTATCTGGATCCAACTCAAGGAGACGCTCCGCTGCCAATTCACCTATTTCTGAATTACCATAAACCCTACAGGA encodes the following:
- the LOC4326220 gene encoding UDP-glycosyltransferase 73C6 produces the protein MSSAGHAVDQQRKSTTMKAHFVLVPMMAQGHMIPMTGMARLLAEHGAQVSFVTTPVNAARMAGFVTAVEAAGLAVQLVKLPFPATEFGLPDGCENLDMIQSRDLSRNFMEACGALREPLTARLRQLCPPPSCIISDMVQWWTGEIARELGIPRLTFDGFCTFASLARYIIFRDKLLDNVADEEIVTFSGFPMLLELPKARCPGSLCVPGMEQIRDKMYEEELQSDGNVMNSFQELETLYIESFEQITGKKVWTIGPMCLCDRDSNMMAARGNKASVDEAKCLQWLDSKKPGSVIFVSFGSLASTAPQQLVELGLGLEASKEPFIWVIKAGNKFPEVEEWLADGFEERVKDRGMIIRGWAPQVMILWHQAIGGFMTHCGWNSTIEGICAGVPMITWPHFAEQFLNEKFVVNLLKIGLEIGVKGVAQWGSEHKEVRVTRNAVETAVSTLMNDGEAAQEMRMRAKDLGVKARRALEEGGSSYDNISLLIQEMGNKQNASG